A single Mangifera indica cultivar Alphonso chromosome 20, CATAS_Mindica_2.1, whole genome shotgun sequence DNA region contains:
- the LOC123204686 gene encoding 26S proteasome non-ATPase regulatory subunit 8 homolog A-like: protein MDPKLTEVSQRFDRFKAAITRKDYDSCTELLSHLKVLLTSFRSLPPLFENTANAIHELTLARDIYEHAVLLSVKIEDQDAFERDFFQLKPYYTDAGSRLPGSPNEYMILGLNLLRLLVQNRIAEFHTELELLSSTALENPCIKHAVELEQSFMEGAYNRVLSAKQNVPHETYGYFMDLLAKTVRDEIAGCSEKAYDYLSINDTHQMLLFTSDKELLQYIEEEHPEWEIKNGSVFFQKAKESAPCKEIPSLQLINQTLSYARELERIV, encoded by the exons ATGGATCCAAAACTCACGGAAGTTTCTCAGCGATTCGATCGCTTCAAAGCTGCAATTACCAGAAAGGACTACGACTCTTGTACCGAACTCCTTTCTCATCTCAAG gTTTTGCTGACCTCCTTCAGAAGCCTGCCACCATTATTTGAAAATACGGCTAATGCAATTCATGAGTTGACATTAGCAA GGGATATTTATGAGCATGCTGTTCTCTTAAGTGTGAAGATTGAGGATCAAGATGCATTTGAGAGGGATTTCTTTCAATTGAAGCCTTATTATACTGATGCTGG GAGTCGTCTTCCAGGATCCCCAAATGAATACATGATCTTAGGTCTAAACCTGTTGAGACTTTTAGTCCAAAACAGAATTGCTGAATTCCATACTGAACTGGAATTGCTTTCTTCTACTGCTTTGGAGAACCCTTGCATTAAACATGCCGTGGAGTTGGAGCAATCCTTTATGGAAGGGGCTTATAACCGCGTCTTGAGTGCCAAACAGAATGTACCTCATGAAACTTATGGGTATTTCATGGATCTTCTAGCAAAGACAGTGAG AGATGAGATAGCTGGATGTAGTGAGAAGGCATATGATTACCTTTCAATTAATGATACCCACCAAATGCTGCTGTTCACTTCTGATAAAGAACTTTTGCAATATATTGAGGAG GAGCATCCGGAGTGGGAGATAAAGAATGGATCCGTATTCTTCCAGAAGGCAAAAGAATCTGCACCTTGCAAGGAGATCCCATCACTGCAACTCATTAACCAGACACTCAGTTATGCAAGGGAGTTGGAGAGGATTGTTTAA
- the LOC123204684 gene encoding cellulose synthase-like protein G2, which yields MGSLKEYTGIGVSASKVKVLPLNTLHPLRRTFFNRVFASVYSCAILALVYHHVQTLVNSHNLASFLVTVSLLLSDLVLAFMWVTSQSFHVRPVHRKEYPENLEKVMKPSDFPALDVFVCTADPYKEPPINVVNTALSVMAYDYPAEKLSVYVSDDGGSALTLFAFMEAAKFASHWLPFCREKNIMVRSPEVYFSTSNDCWCSETQKIKALHESMKFRVEHVVETGKVTDDYINGEEERQAFNKWTDGFTRQDHPTVIQVLSENKKDRDITGHLLPNLIYVSREKSKTSSHNFKAGALNTLLRVSAVMTNAPVVLTLDCDMYSNDPKTPLRVLCYVCDSATRSDLAFVQFPQRFRGLNKNDMYASEIKRLFEINFLGFDGLRGPNYVGTGAYFLRRAFFGDPSTFMSPEIPQLHLNYAVDKPIKSPSILSLAHHVAGCNYEKQTNWGSKMGFRYGSLVEDYYTGYRLHCEGWRSIFCHPERPAFYGDAPIALVDLINQHKRWAIGLLEVAFSRFSTLTFGIRRIGLMGLPYAHYSCWPFWSIPVTVYAFLPQLALLKGISLFPKVSEPWFLLYLFLFIGAYAKDCLEFILEGATFRKWWNDQRIWMIRGLTCFLFGFVEYLLQSFGISALGFNVTSKVLDDEQSKRYEQEIFEFGVPSPMFVSLATAAMANFFSFFKGFLDIISGNNMEGLFLQMFLAGFATVNCLPIYEAMFLRDDKGKMPTRITLISIFLAGTLYAAACLLF from the exons ATGGGAAGTCTGAAGGAGTACACCGGCATCGGCGTCTCCGCCTCCAAAGTCAAAGTCCTTCCTCTTAACACCCTTCATCCCCTCCGTCGCACCTTCTTCAACCGCGTGTTTGCCTCGGTTTACTCCTGTGCCATCTTAGCTCTTGTCTATCACCATGTGCAAACACTTGTTAACTCCCATAACCTAGCCTCTTTCTTGGTGACGGTCTCTTTGTTACTCTCTGATCTTGTTTTGGCCTTCATGTGGGTGACTTCACAGTCCTTTCATGTGCGTCCCGTTCATCGCAAGGAGTACCCTGAAAACCTTGAAAAAGTGATGAAACCGAGCGATTTTCCGGCTCTGGATGTGTTTGTTTGCACGGCGGATCCCTATAAAGAACCGCCGATTAATGTTGTCAACACGGCCTTGTCAGTTATGGCTTATGACTATCCAGCTGAGAAGCTTTCAGTTTATGTATCGGACGATGGAGGCTCGGCTCTCACTCTCTTTGCTTTCATGGAGGCAGCTAAGTTTGCAAGCCACTGGCTTCCATTTTGTAGGGAGAAGAATATCATGGTGAGGAGCCCGGAAGTCTACTTCAGTACATCTAATGATTGCTGGTGCTCCGAGACACAGAAGATTAAG GCTTTGCATGAAAGCATGAAATTCAGAGTAGAACATGTTGTTGAAACTGGGAAAGTTACTGATGACTACATCAATGGAGAAGAAGAACGCCAGGCTTTCAATAAATGGACTGATGGCTTTACCCGCCAAGATCATCCTACTGTTATTCAGGTCTTATCAGAGAATAAAAAAGACAGAGACATCACCGGCCATTTGTTGCCCAATCTCATCTACGTATCCAGAGAGAAAAGCAAAACTTCTAGCCACAATTTCAAAGCTGGTGCCCTCAACACACTG CTGCGAGTTTCTGCTGTTATGACCAATGCACCAGTAGTTTTGACGCTTGACTGTGACATGTACTCAAATGATCCCAAAACACCCCTCCGTGTGCTTTGTTATGTGTGTGACTCTGCAACTCGATCGGACTTGGCGTTCGTTCAGTTTCCTCAGCGTTTTCGCGGACTAAACAAGAATGACATGTATGCTAGCGAGATCAAACGTTTGTTTGAGATAAATTTTCTGGGTTTCGATGGGTTAAGGGGTCCTAATTATGTTGGAACTGGAGCCTATTTTTTACGACGAGCATTCTTTGGTGACCCCTCAACTTTTATGTCACCTGAAATTCCTCAACTCCATCTAAACTATGCTGTCGATAAACCCATCAAGTCCCCGTCTATTCTATCATTGGCTCACCATGTAGCAGGCTGCAACTACGAGAAGCAAACCAACTGGGGATCCAAG ATGGGTTTCCGATATGGATCATTGGTTGAAGACTACTACACAGGGTATCGGCTGCATTGTGAGGGATGGAGGTCCATATTTTGTCATCCTGAAAGGCCAGCATTTTATGGAGATGCACCAATAGCTCTTGTTGATTTGATAAACCAACACAAACGATGGGCCATCGGTCTTCTTGAGGTGGCCTTTTCAAGATTTAGCACCTTAACCTTTGGTATCCGCAGAATTGGCCTTATGGGTCTACCTTATGCTCATTATTCATGCTGGCCCTTCTGGTCCATCCCCGTCACTGTGTATGCGTTTCTCCCCCAGCTTGCTCTCCTCAAGGGAATCAGTCTCTTCCCAAAGGTTTCCGAACCATGGTTTCTCTTAtacttatttcttttcattggAGCCTATGCAAAAGATTGCCTAGAGTTTATATTAGAAGGTGCAACTTTCAGAAAATGGTGGAATGATCAGAGGATTTGGATGATAAGGGGACTAACATGTTTCCTTTTCGGGTTCGTCGAGTACTTACTCCAGAGCTTTGGCATTTCTGCATTGGGTTTCAACGTGACAAGCAAAGTACTTGATGATGAACAGAGCAAGAGATATGAGCAAGAAATCTTTGAGTTCGGAGTACCATCACCCATGTTTGTGTCACTGGCAACCGCAGCAATGGCTAACTTCTTCTCATTCTTTAAAGGGTTCTTAGACATTATCAGTGGAAACAATATGGAAGGACTGTTTTTACAGATGTTTTTAGCAGGATTTGCCACGGTGAATTGCTTGCCGATTTATGAAGCCATGTTCCTGAGAGATGACAAAGGGAAAATGCCTACCAGGATTACTCTTATTTCAATATTTCTGGCAGGGACTCTTTATGCAGCAGCTTGTCTCCTTTTTTAG
- the LOC123204685 gene encoding 30S ribosomal protein S6 alpha, chloroplastic-like — MATPSLTLPSTLSPYSKSSFYPHCFSQFPSPPLLSFTRTLKPFRTRPKSVILFPRSNSVSQALDFSGSFFEGGGFGSDEDPTSVPPGSVGTATAIKEKEEPQCPPGLRQYETMMVLRPDMSEDERIALTQKYEELLVAGGGIYVGVFNRGMIPLAYSIKKRNKAGESNTYLDGIYLLFTYFTKPESMQALEVTMNTDDDVIRASSFKVRKHKR, encoded by the exons ATGGCGACCCCTTCACTGACACTCCCCTCAACTCTCAGCCCTTATTCAAAATCCTCATTTTACCCTCATTGTTTCTCTCAATTCCCATCTCCACCTCTCCTTTCCTTCACTCGCACTCTCAAACCCTTCCGTACGAGACCAAAATCCGTCATTCTTTTTCCCCGCAGCAACTCTGTTTCTCAAGCCCTAGACTTTTCGGGCTCTTTCTTCGAAGGTGGTGGGTTCGGGTCAGATGAAGACCCGACTTCAGTGCCACCTGGGTCGGTTGGAACTGCGACCGCTATCAAGGAGAAAGAGGAGCCCCAATGCCCACCTGGGTTGAGACAGTATGAGACGATGATGGTGTTGAGACCCGACATGTCTGAAGATGAGAGAATTGCTCTTACACAGAAGTACGAGGAG TTGCTTGTTGCTGGGGGTGGTATCTATGTAGGGGTATTTAATAGGGGGATGATTCCACTAGCTTACAGCATAAAGAAGAGAAACAAGGCAGGGGAGAGCAATACATACTTGGATGGTATCTACCTCCTCTTCACCTACTTCACTAAACCTGAGTCCATGCAGGCTCTTGAGGTGACTATGAACACTGATGATGATGTTATCCGAGCATCCAGTTTTAAAGTTAGGAAGCATAAGCGATAG
- the LOC123204644 gene encoding protein ABIL3-like, translating to MASASSVSGPEKSSTNDEFFMHQSLLFADTLKDLKNLRKQLYSAAEFFEISYSKESQKRIVVESVKDYTIKALINTVDHLGSIAFKVNNLVEEKFAEASQTGLQLTCLEQRVKSCQEYTIGGGLLQHSLVIIPPKHHKGYILTDEETTDVLGQNPSSYEDSSMNAEEDLTQLEIAAQVTTTESPSTYLRQVQYTLQSPQPSSRQGMSFFTRISGNKTPERRAGADSPLRFSFVPSGSPLRRSSSPSHSNAKRRSPGGQFHSLRLLKEREAKIMSKILGQANAFLRPFSACTSLEKISHYTNS from the exons ATGGCATCAGCTTCTTCAGTTTCTGGTCCTGAAAAATCTTCAACCAATGATGAGTTCTTCATGCATCAGAGCTTACTCTTTGCAGATACTCTGAAG GATTTGAAGAACTTGAGGAAACAATTGTACTCAGCAGcagaattttttgaaatatcttACAGCAAAGAGTCCCAGAAACGAAT AGTGGTGGAGAGTGTGAAAGATTATACTATCAAAGCTCTGATCAATACAGTGGACCACCTGGGTTCCATAGCATTCAAAGTCAATAATcttgttgaagaaaaatttgcTGAAGCTTCTCAAACAGGACTCCAGTTGACTTGCCTGGAACAG AGAGTAAAGTCATGCCAAGAGTATACCATTGGCGGGGGGCTTTTGCAGCATTCTTTGGTGATAATACCTCCCAAGCACCATAAGGGTTATATCTTGACAG ATGAAGAGACCACTGATGTTCTCGGCCAGAACCCATCAAGCTATGAAGATAGCAGTATGAACGCTGAAGAGGACTTGACTCAGCTTGAAATTG CTGCTCAAGTAACAACTACAGAGAGCCCTTCAACTTATCTCAG ACAAGTGCAGTACACATTGCAATCTCCACAGCCTTCCTCAAGACAAGGAATGTCTTTTTTTACAAGAATTTCAGGCAACAAAACACCAG AGAGACGTGCAGGAGCAGACTCTCCACTTCGCTTTTCATTTGTGCCTTCAGGATCACCTCTTAGAAGATCTTCCTCTCCAAGCCATTCTAATGCCAAACGGCGG AGCCCCGGAGGACAGTTTCATTCTCTGCGTTTGCTGAAAGAAAGAGAAGCAAAGATTATGAGCAAAATTCTGGGACAAGCAAATGCCTTTTTAAGGCCTTTCTCAGCTTGCACAAGTCTAGAAAAGATATCACACTATACAAATTCTTAG
- the LOC123204680 gene encoding 26S proteasome non-ATPase regulatory subunit 8 homolog A-like has product MDPKLTEVSQRFDRFKAAITRKDYDSCTELLSHLKVLLTSFRSLPPLFENTPNAIHELTLARDIYEHAVLLSVKIEDQDAFERDFFQLKPYYTDAGSRLPGSPNEYMILGLNLLRLLVQNRIAEFHTELELLSSTALQNPCIKHAVELEQSFMEGAYNRVLSAKQNVPHETYGYFMDLLAKTVRDEIAGCSEKAYDYLSINDARQMLLFTSDKELLQYIEEEHPEWEIKNGSVFFQKAKGAAPCKEIPSLQLINQTLSYARELERIV; this is encoded by the exons ATGGATCCAAAACTCACAGAAGTTTCTCAGCGATTCGATCGCTTCAAAGCTGCAATTACCAGAAAGGACTACGACTCTTGTACCGAACTCCTTTCTCATCTCAAG gTTTTGCTGACCTCCTTCAGAAGCCTGCCACCATTATTTGAAAATACGCCTAACGCAATTCATGAGTTGACATTAGCAA GGGATATTTATGAGCATGCTGTTCTCTTAAGTGTGAAGATTGAGGATCAAGATGCATTTGAGAGGGATTTCTTTCAATTGAAGCCTTATTATACTGATGCTGG GAGTCGTCTTCCAGGATCCCCAAATGAATACATGATCTTAGGTCTAAACCTGTTGAGACTTTTAGTCCAAAACAGAATTGCTGAATTCCATACTGAACTGGAATTGCTTTCTTCTACTGCTTTGCAGAACCCTTGCATTAAACATGCTGTGGAGTTGGAGCAATCCTTTATGGAAGGGGCTTATAACCGTGTCTTGAGTGCCAAACAGAATGTACCTCATGAAACTTATGGGTATTTCATGGATCTTCTAGCAAAGACAGTGAG AGATGAGATAGCTGGATGTAGTGAGAAGGCATATGATTACCTTTCAATTAATGATGCCCGCCAAATGCTGCTGTTCACTTCTGATAAAGAACTTTTGCAATATATTGAGGAG GAGCATCCAGAGTGGGAGATAAAGAATGGATCCGTATTCTTCCAGAAGGCAAAAGGAGCTGCACCTTGCAAGGAGATCCCATCACTGCAACTCATTAACCAGACACTCAGTTATGCAAGGGAGTTGGAGAGGATTGTGTAA
- the LOC123204681 gene encoding 30S ribosomal protein S6 alpha, chloroplastic-like, with product MATPSLTLPSTLSPYSKSSFYPHCFSQFPSPPLLSFTRTLKPFRTRPKSVILFPRSNSVSQALGFSGSFFEGGGFGSDEDPTSVPRGSVGTATAIKEKEEPQCPPGLRQYETMMVLRPDMSEDERIALTQKYEELLVAGGGMYVEVFNRGMIPLAYSIKKRNKAGESNTYLDGIYLLFTYYTKPESMQALEVTMNTDDNVRASSFKVRKHKR from the exons ATGGCGACCCCTTCACTGACACTCCCCTCAACTCTCAGCCCTTATTCAAAATCCTCATTTTACCCTCATTGTTTCTCTCAATTCCCATCTCCACCTCTCCTTTCCTTCACTCGCACTCTCAAACCCTTCCGTACGAGACCAAAATCCGTCATTCTTTTTCCCCGCAGCAACTCTGTTTCTCAAGCCCTAGGCTTTTCGGGCTCTTTCTTCGAGGGTGGTGGGTTCGGGTCAGATGAAGACCCGACTTCAGTGCCACGTGGGTCGGTTGGAACTGCGACCGCTATCAAGGAGAAAGAGGAGCCCCAATGCCCACCTGGGTTGAGACAGTATGAGACGATGATGGTGTTGAGACCCGACATGTCTGAAGATGAGAGAATTGCTCTTACACAGAAGTACGAGGAG TTGCTTGTTGCTGGGGGTGGAATGTATGTAGAGGTATTTAATAGGGGGATGATTCCACTAGCTTACAGCataaagaagagaaacaaagcAGGGGAGAGCAATACATACTTGGATGGTATCTACCTCCTCTTCACCTACTACACTAAACCTGAGTCCATGCAGGCTCTTGAGGTGACTATGAACACTGATGATAATGTCCGAGCATCCAGTTTTAAAGTTAGGAAGCATAAGCGATAG
- the LOC123204693 gene encoding cyclin-dependent kinase E-1-like — MGDGNTTNSRGVITSSGASNNNSGEKPEWLQHYNLIGKIGEGTYGLVFLARIKSSTNRGKSIAIKKFKQSKDGDGVSPTAIREIMLLREISHENVVKLVNVHINHADMSLYLAFDYAEYDLYEIIRHHRDKVNQTINQYTVKSLLWQLLNGLNYLHSNWIIHRDLKPSNILVMGEGEEQGVVKIADFGLARIYQAPLKVLSENGVVVTIWYRAPELLLGAKHYTSAVDMWAVGCIFAELLTLKPLFQGAEAKSTQNPFQLDQLDKIFKILGHPTPEKWPTLASLPHWQSDSQHIQSHKYESNGLYNVVHLPPKSPAYDLLSKMLEYDPRKRITAAQALEHEYFKMEPLPGRNALVSSQPGDKVVNYPTRPVDSNTDFEGTASLQPPQPVPTTNAVPGNMAGPHAVSNRSVPRPMPGIGMQRMQPQAMMTYNFSSQAAASGMNPGGMPMQRGIATQVHQQQQQLRRKDQGMGMPGYPPQQKRRQ; from the coding sequence ATGGGAGATGGCAACACCACCAACAGCAGAGGCGTCATAACCAGCTCAGGTGCCTCCAACAACAACAGTGGTGAAAAGCCAGAGTGGCTGCAACATTATAATCTTATAGGGAAGATTGGTGAAGGCACTTATGGTCTTGTATTTCTGGCAAGAATTAAATCTTCCACAAATCGTGGAAAATCAATTGCcatcaagaaattcaagcaatcTAAAGATGGTGATGGTGTCTCCCCCACTGCCATCCGTGAAATAATGTTGCTTCGGGAGATTTCTCATGAGAATGTAGTGAAGCTTGTCAACGTGCACATTAACCATGCTGACATGTCACTGTATCTGGCATTTGATTATGCTGAGTATGACCTCTATGAAATCATTAGACACCACAGGGATAAAGTTAATCAGACCATCAATCAATACACTGTGAAATCGTTGCTCTGGCAGCTGCTAAATGGACTAAATTATCTCCATAGTAATTGGATAATACATCGAGATCTTAAGCCCTCAAATATCTTGGTTATGGGTGAAGGAGAGGAACAAGGGGTTGTAAAAATTGCAGATTTTGGACTTGCAAGAATTTATCAAGCTCCTCTCAAGGTCTTATCTGAAAATGGGGTTGTGGTAACCATTTGGTATCGTGCCCCTGAGTTGCTTCTTGGGGCAAAACACTATACAAGTGCTGTTGATATGTGGGCTGTCGGATGCATTTTTGCTGAGCTTTTGACTTTGAAGCCTCTATTTCAAGGAGCAGAAGCCAAATCAACTCAAAACCCTTTCCAGCTTGATCAACTTGATAAGATATTCAAGATCTTGGGGCATCCAACACCAGAAAAGTGGCCAACTCTTGCAAGTCTTCCCCACTGGCAATCAGATTCACAGCATATTCAATCGCACAAGTATGAGAGTAATGGACTTTATAATGTCGTTCATCTCCCTCCAAAAAGTCCGGCATATGACCTTCTATCTAAGATGCTTGAATATGATCCCCGAAAGCGTATAACAGCTGCACAAGCTCTGGAGCATGAATATTTTAAGATGGAACCTCTACCAGGGCGTAATGCACTGGTTTCGTCGCAGCCTGGGGACAAAGTTGTGAATTATCCTACTCGTCCTGTGGACTCAAATACAGATTTTGAAGGGACAGCTAGCCTTCAACCTCCGCAGCCAGTGCCAACTACGAATGCTGTCCCTGGGAACATGGCGGGACCTCATGCTGTTTCAAATAGATCTGTTCCTCGACCAATGCCTGGAATTGGCATGCAAAGGATGCAACCTCAGGCcatgatgacatataatttCTCCTCTCAGGCAGCAGCAAGCGGAATGAATCCAGGTGGTATGCCTATGCAGCGGGGTATCGCTACCCAGGTCCATCAACAGCAACAACAGTTACGAAGAAAAGATCAAGGAATGGGGATGCCTGGATACCCTCCACAACAGAAAAGACGCCAATga